A window of the Dermatophagoides farinae isolate YC_2012a chromosome 2, ASM2471394v1, whole genome shotgun sequence genome harbors these coding sequences:
- the sona gene encoding sol narae metalloprotease has protein sequence MFESYLISTKKIQSSPITTSSLLSINERQRRRRRRFNYRLQQQANINCHHYQYHHQHYHDPQQQSGHHNDDKNVDEYRQQQTTNNNLFINKQNINHTDNNDRLSSIIITTNNCKQQQKQKMATQIHNNDDKTTKRKSALSAAASPPSISTTNRNEKWIKCNHTATIYFSFLVFHLLLTTSSIFCLTILDKQTDSIAKYPIHKHMSKQDLLSVFYVDSHDKVPEYELSSVRLLTKRSIQNDDAINNNNDDEQPRHEVYLKAFGRKMRLKLRDNNDFNERVKDMKVIIAETSRTTGKLQYVEDLTTADTQNIGTSYHDKDNMAAIFLDHDSRGKVRLHGTIGNDLVIKPIPETIDTNNHPSLNEVDTTMMDNVIDPDDDEMFLNDDDFKQFKRQQHMNHQNQLKNDDGIHIKQTANSTVQKSFDDDGTNENIHVIYKRKFHQHYQPTDFAELEQGDKTTTAADILSPQWLGSFNETIMKRTARRKRQAPGTVWPEVLLVVDYDSFMLHGATSRDVKRYFISFWNGVDLRYKLLAHPQIRVSLAGMIVAKDRDATPYLERNRLRPPNADAVDAAGALTDMGKYLYREDRLPTYDMAVVITKLDMCRRRYEGGRCNRGTAGFAYVGGACVVNKRLEKVNSVAIIEDSGGYSGIIVAAHEVGHLLGCVHDGSPPPSYLGGPGATRCPWEDGFIMSDLRHTERGFRWSTCSVEQFKHFLNGETATCLYNFPHENQLLPRVLPGSMLSLDEQCKRDRGTNACFKDSRVCAQLFCFDSASGYCVSYRPAAEGSSCGDGQICRNGKCLAEMENIIPDFSHVQQSIRPKPDRLLSRIDSAPPSSPPMHIPPFRRGNLRFPRRDPFFHHHHHNNFFPHASASEHIDVIDESNSQQHQHRH, from the exons ATGTTTGAATCTTATTTaatttcaacgaaaaaaattcaatcatcaccGATTACCACATCATCACTgttatcaataaatgaaagacaacgacgacgacgacgacgatttAATTATCGATTACAACAACAGGCGAATATTAATTGCCATCACTACCAataccaccatcaacattatcacgACCCACAGCAACAAAGTGgacatcataatgatgataagaatgTGGATGaatatcgacaacaacaaaccaccaacaacaatttattcattaataaacaaaacattaatcatactgataataatgatcgattatcatcgattattattacaacgaATAattgtaaacaacaacaaaaacaaaaaatggccaCCCAAAttcacaataatgatgataaaacaacgaaaagaaaatcagCATTGTCAGCGGCAGCATCACCGccatcaatatcaacaacgaatcgaaatgaaaagtGGATCAAATGCAATCATACAGCAACAATTTATTTTAGTTTCCTAGTCTTTCATCTATTATTAACTacatcatccattttttgtttaacaaTTTTAGATAAACAAACCGATTCTATTGCCAAGTATCcc ATTCATAAACACATGTCCAAACAAGATCTCCTTTCGGTGTTTTATGTTGATTCTCATGATAAAg TGCCCGAATATGAACTATCCAGTGTCAGGCTGTTGACCAAACGATCAATACAAAATGACGAtgcaataaataataataatgatgacgaacaACCACGACATGAAGTATATTTAAAAGCATTTGGACGTAAAATGCGTCTAAAATTacgtgataataatgatttcaatgaaagaGTTAAAGATATGAAAGTAATTATTGCTGAAACATCACGAACAACTGGTAAATTACAATATGTTGAAGATTTAACAACCGCT GACACGCAAAATATTGGCACAAGTTATCATGATAAGGATAATATGGCTGCCATTTTTCTTGATCATGATTCTAGGGGCAAAGTACGATTG CATGGAACGATTGGCAACGATCTAGTGATAAAACCGATCCCAGAAACAATTGATACAAATAATCatccatcattgaatgaagtGGATACTACCATGATGGATAATGTTATCGATCCGGATGAcgatgaaatgtttttgaatgatgatgattttaaacaatttaaacgacaacaacatatgaatcatcaaaatcagctcaagaatgatgatggtattcATATCAAACAAACGGCCAATTCAACTgtacaaaaatcatttgatgatgatggaacaaatgaaaatatccaTGTTATttataaaagaaaatttcaccAACATTATCAGCCAACTGATTTTG CCGAGTTGGAACAAGGTGATAAAACCACAACAGCCGCAGATATATTATCACCACAATGGTTAGGAAGTTTTaatgaaacaataatgaaacgTACGGCACGTCGAAAAAGACAAGCACCCGGTACTGTTTGGCCCGAAGTATTATTAGTTGTCGATTATGATTCCTTCATGTTACATGGTGCAACAAGTCGTGATGTGAAACGTTATTTTATTAGCTTCTGGAATGGTGTCGATCTTCGTTATAAATTATTGGCACATCCACAGATTCGTGTCAGTTTGGCCGGTATGATTGTTGCAAAG GATCGAGATGCAACACCTTATTTGGAACGTAATCGTTTACGGCCACCAAATGCCGATGCAGTGGATGCTGCTGGTGCATTGACCGATATGGGAAAATATCTTTACCGAGAAGATCGTTTACCAACATATGATATGGCCGTTGTTATTACTAAATTAGATATgtgtcgtcgtcgttatgAAGGTGGACGTTGTAATCGTGGTACAGCTGGATTTGCATATGTTGGTGGTGCTTGTGTTGTCAATAAACGTTTGGAAAAAGTGAATAGTGTTGCCATCATTGAAGATAGCGGTGGATATAGTGGCATTATTGTCGCTGCACATGAAGTTGGTCATTT ACTTGGCTGTGTACATGATggttcaccaccaccaagcTATCTAGGTGGTCCTGGTGCCACTCGTTGTCCATGGGAAGATGGTTTCATTATGAGCGATCTACGTCACACTGAACGTGGTTTCCGTTGGTCAACCTGTAGTGTTGAACAATTTAAACATTTTCTAAA TGGTGAAACGGCAACTTGTCTATACAATTTTCCgcatgaaaatcaattattaccAAGAGTGTTACCAGGATCAATGCTTTCATTGGATGAACAATGTAAAAGAGATCGAGGAACGAATGCTTGTTTT AAAGATTCTCGTGTATGTGcacaattgttttgttttgatagTGCTTCCGGTTATTGTGTTTCATATCGTCCAGCAGCTGAAGGTTCATCCTGTGGTGATGGCCAG ATTTGTAGAAATGGTAAATGTTTAGCTGAAATGGAAAACATAATACCGGATTTTTCACATGTACAACAATCGATACGTCCAAAACCAGATAGATTATTATCACGTATTGATTCggcaccaccatcatcaccaccaatgCATATACCTCCATTTCGACGTGGAAATTTACGATTTCCACGCCgtgatccattttttcatcatcatcatcataataatttctttcCACATGCATCAGCATCTGAACATATTGAtgttattgatgaatcaaatagCCAACAGCATCAACATAGACAttaa
- the LOC124499574 gene encoding HEAT repeat-containing protein 5B, whose translation MASQSDYLLNETEFHKLNGEKKIIYVYDWLRHLSKLLHKAEKDDIKDIQKTLVDQLIKQLFSQNGNPSRRLIAKCLAMIFTVGDTFLLFDTVNKFIETLKNKDDSAVISNSKLSSIICIGIMYENLGRLMGRTYEETVQSLLKLLKNVDSQTRFEIYSTLRMIISGLGSAGNSIHRDVYKSLKHGMLDRSMSVRANAASCLQKLIEVASFLYTTEIENVFSLCFRALDGSNYEVRLAIAQTLGTVVAITQTPSIRQSLQSLQISANSTKVKIFTLEEVLNLLASGFLRGGIGFLKAGEMIKGSSTANREIRIGVIHSYVDFGNRMGYEWIERNSPVLLNHFFEILSNSKAVSTHLDAIHSRRCITFILKMIISTYITEKGQFMAIKELVKIMSQYSRVGHVMSTNPKSQDSANAEIEKNSVIRNSIDLQTAQHILVVCLLEIGTLINQLGASCLAILNDTHLSLIDNVCFVINHPAHIVRLSAAWCLRCICLAVNSQLTPLMERSLERLETLRTSPESINGHSYVLSALFGTVRYTPLGIPQNKTKLVFNIAEDLLRTASQNSRLSMPRTQAGWQLMGAVLSLGPGQIKNLLPRLLLLWKNSFPRNTKELDSEKARGDAFTWQITLENRAGALAAMSSFLTYCSKLVTDEIRRRLFTPVESAIAMLVSLNSHFKTLGPAIKGSYTMVRLRLYQVLLCLPPQLYENCFANLLRLLVSDLTLTENVVNTSSSLIRHLIQTNADIILGSWIQDTEHSLVEDQMEPNRKLEKDSIQNHLSSGVGSIEYDPTILYKSANDPLLVPASPPLAVAVINKSAQVFALVFPYVAQKHRVQMLNHFQECLKHAKSSRQEAIQINILTAMLGVLRTLVENKINLGIDEVRKLVVAQLFNVLDHQNILIRYAAAESLGRCVQTINDAKFLSTITQQCFEKLRTARDALTRTGYSLAIGCIHHYVVGMGSVPQLKNNISLLLALAEDHSSPSVQLWALHALTLIVESGGPMFRPYVEPTLSQCLKILMALSPSLIDIHQSIAKCLSAIITTIGPEFQTSSTHSINEIRLMIMIACSILQEHGDFLIKSETIACLQQLHMFDRNCYELNELIFILCDGFISSRYLLRKASICCFQQIAQKDSKALIEYGSEWVAQNKSQQKIGIISNFNLRANHQFPGILVALLDYETNSSNMNNIKKILNCLVQHVDEKNLNLWITLCKEVLSASDAGSSTIDSNENDHDADDGDFEESGFKSNHNDSLNVKLTYRWQTRVFIMNILYKIISTCSQSLNDAAIHFDLNMAREKRLKHQDQDFLCLHLPDLVRMSFIGATSDCDQLRMEGLKTLELVIDKFAHVPEPEFENHVILEQYQAQVGAALRPAFAVDTPSHVTAMACQVCSAWIGSGVARDLNDLRRVHQLLVSSLEKLHKHSNSKIYNESASTMEKLAILKAWAEVYVVAMLRNKQQQQEEMKSPSVTINSESLLDLVQPQLLTLSKYWIFALKDHALLTLPDEYYSQIPPDGSTFFNLETIDIVRPMYRASWPSILNAAALWLCCSDKGFEQLENDTSLNLTRFEQFYLLFGVCIESLSNPKSTEQVAYVSTYLDSLKELITHNEVTESILSKDTQLILELSQVLHRLLLTHEVSGCQLVITEIIKSLIDIQIRMKRDGNESNKSLSSVTGIEAHKSIVYSILEICLAILVRQLPQLCPQLAKTPEFCFVRSQKSTNYFQLFNNDNAKIIANVLQILSDLCNVCQPVDTVAILPTILYLIIGVFCELSVVCQTVYDEKLYEKQPIITFLKCIKNLCTSPMLMAHNDNDEIRLKWIQLLQTAIARILDLSKTSGGNDDQKQDFISTLLAIGVFIIHSPEEVLSHPQIQYPIINLMTRALKSENELVQLKCIETLKSVFTIQNNNQSNFYIHNLAAELIDVYYSLTASFRMNQSLSTNRITSMINILACLEILVSKANDEKRINMLYIYIPALISLLNVDPPSSSTELQTNPRLLSQSHAQKIMIHEHSLKKLTEIGPKYPHEFKQIMNSNTTYSDCLKKAIHHQGRKTTTTTTNLHDTMENDSKMNSSLSQQQRNSNENQTIKLKVDFSNYK comes from the exons atGGCCTCTCAAAGTGATTATCTGCTCAACGAAACCGAATTCCATAAATTGAAtggtgaaaagaaaattatttatgtCTATGATTGGTTGCGACATTTGTCGAAACTTTTACATAAAGCCGAAAAG GATGATATTAAAGATATTCAAAAGACTTTAGTCGATCAACTGATAAAACAATTGTTTAGTCAAAATGGCAATCCATCTCGACGATTGATTGCAAAATGTTTGGCAATGATATTCACTGTTGGTGATACTTTTTTACTGTTTGATACGGTCAATAAATTCATCGAGACtctaaaaaataaagatgattCTGCAGTAATTtccaattcaaaattatcttCAATAATTTGCATAGGTATTATGTACGAAAATCTTGGACGATTGATGGGTCGAACATACGAAGAAACAGTTCAATCGCTTTTGAAACTActgaaaaatgttgat TCTCAAACAAGATTCGAAATATATTCCACACTACGGATGATCATTTCTGGATTAGGTTCAGCTGGAAATTCGATACATCGTGATGTCTATAAAAGCCTGAAACATGGAATGTTGGATAGATCCATGTCAGTTCGAGCTAATGCAGCTAGTTGCCTGCAGAAACTGATCGAAGTAGCATCATTTTTGTATACGaccgaaattgaaaatgttttctcGCTTTGTTTTCGTGCATTGGATGGATCCAATTATGAGGTTCGTTTGGCTATAGCTCAAACTCTTGGAACGGTTGTAGCGATCACACAAACGCCTTCGATTAGACAAAGTCTACAATCACTTCAAATATCGGCTAATTCGACAAAGGTGAAGATTTTTACCCTTGAAGAAGTACTAAATCTCCTGGCTTCGGGATTTTTACGAGGTGGAATTGGATTCTTAAAAGCTGGCGAAATGATTAAAGGTAGTTCGACGGCCAATCGTGAAATCAGAATCGGTGTCATTCATTCCTATGTAGATTTCGGTAATCGTATGGGCTATGAATGGATCGAACGAAATAGTCCGGTTTTATTAAATCATTTCTTCGAAATCCTAAGCAATTCAAAAGCCGTCTCCACACATTTAGATGCTATCCACAGTCGCAGATGTataacattcattttgaaaatgatcatcagtACATACATTACGGAAAAGGGGCAATTTATGGCAATCAAAGAACTGGTGAAAATAATGTCACAATATTCACGTGTTGGACATGTGATGAGTACGAATCCAAAATCTCAAGATTCAGCAAATgctgaaatagaaaaaaattctgttatacgaaattcaattgatttacaAACCGCTCAACATATTCTGGTCGTTTGTCTGTTGGAAATTGGtacattaatcaatcaattaggTGCTTCATGTTTGGCAATATTGAATGATACACATTTAAGTTTGATCGATAATGTCTGTTTTGTAATCAATCATCCAGCGCATATTGTACGATTATCAGCAGCATGGTGTCTACGATGTATATGTTTAGCCGTAAATAGTCAACTGACACCATTGATGGAACGTTCTCTAGAAAGGCTAGAAACATTACGTACAAGTCCCGAATCAATAAATGGTCATTCATATGTTTTATCCGCATTGTTTGGAACAGTTCGTTATACGCCGTTAGGCATtccacaaaacaaaacgaaattaGTATTCAACATTGCTGAAGATTTATTGCGAACAGCATCACAAAATAGTCGTCTTTCAATGCCAAGAACACAAGCTGGTTGGCAACTAATGGGCGCTGTATTATCATTAGGTCCGGGTCAGATTAAAAATCTTCTTCCCcgtttattattactgtGGAAGAATTCATTTCCACGTAATACAAAAGAATTGGATTCAGAAAAAGCACGTGGTGATGCTTTCACTTGGCAGATAACATTGGAAAATCGTGCCGGTGCATTGGCTGCAATGTCCAGTTTTTTAACTTATTGTTCAAAATTAGTAACCGATGAAATACGTCGACGATTATTCACACCAGTTGAATCAGCTATTGCAATGCTTGTATCATTGAATAGTCACTTTAAAACATTAGGACCGGCAATCAAAGGCAGCTATACAATGGTTCGATTGCGGTTATATCAAGTCCTGTTGTGTTTACCACCACAACtttatgaaaattgttttgcaAATCTTCTTCGTTTATTGGTTTCCGATTTAACTTTAACAGAGAATGTTGTCAACACATCAAGTTCATTGATTCGTCATCTAATTCAAACCAATGCTGATATTATACTTGGTTCATGGATTCAAGATACTGAACATAGTTTGGTAGAAGATCAG ATGGAACCGAATAGGAAATTGGAAAAGGATTCT attcaaaatcatttatcatcgGGTGTCGGTTCAATTGAATATGATCCAACCATATTGTATAAATCGGCCAATGATCCATTATTGGTACCAGCATCACCACCATTGGCCGTTGCTGTTATCAATAAATCGGCACAAGTCTTTGCCTTGGTTTTTCCTTATGTGGCACAAAAACATCGTGTTCAAAtgttgaatcattttcaagaaTGTTTGAAACATGCTAAATCCTCACGACAAGAAGCCATTCAAATCAACATATTAACGGCTATGCTTGGCGTTTTAAGA ACATTGGTGgagaataaaatcaatctaGGAATCGATGAAGTTCGTAAACTAGTCGTTGCACAACTATTTAATGTATTGGATCATCAGAACATATTGATTCGTTATGCAGCAGCCGAAAGTCTTGGACGTTGTGTACAAACGATTAATGatgcaaaatttttatcaactATTACTCAACAATGTTTCGAAAAATTACGTACCGCACGTGATGCATTGACTAGAACGGGTTATTCATTAGCTATTGGTTGTATACATCATTATGTCGTAGGAATGGGTTCGGTTCCACAACTCAAGAATAACATTAGTCTTTTGTTGGCATTGGCCGAAGAtcattcatcaccatcggtCCAGTTATGGGCATTACATGCACTGacattgattgttgaatcTGGTGGACCAATGTTTCGACCATATGTTGAACCAACGTTATCGcaatgtttaaaaattttgatggcATTATCgccatcattgattgatatacATCAAAGTATTGCCAAATGTCTTTCAGCTATTATTACAACGATTGGACCGGAATTTCAAACATCATCCACACATTCAATTAATGaaattcgattgatgataatgattgcaTGTTCCATACTACAAGAACATGGTGATTTCCTCATCAAAAGTGAAACTATCGCTTGTCTTCAACAGCTTCATATGTTTGATCGAAATTgttatgaattgaatgaattgatattCATTCTATGTGATGGATTTATTAGTTCACGGTATCTACTTCGTAAAGCatctatttgttgttttcaacaGATTGCACAGAAAGATTCCAAagcattgattgaatatggATCAGAATGGGTCGCTCAAAATAAATCCCAACAAAAGATTGGAATCATATCAAATTTTAATCTTCGAgctaatcatcaatttccaGGCATTCTAGTCGCATTGCTTGattatgaaacaaattcatcaaatatgaataacattaagaaaatattgaattgtcTTGTACAACatgtggatgaaaaaaatctcaatctATGGATTACATTGTGTAAAGAAGTTTTAAGTGCATCAGATGCTGGATCATCCAccattgattcgaatgaaaatgaccatgatgctgatgatggtgattttgaAGAAAGTGGTTTTAAATCTAACcataatgattcattgaatgttaAACTAACATATCGTTGGCAAACTCGAGTTTTTATCATGAATATTTTGTACAAGATTATTTCCACATGTAGTCAATCGCTGAATGATGCTgcgattcattttgatttgaatatggCAAGAGAAAAACGTCTCAAACATCAGGATCaagattttctttgtttacATTTACCGGATTTAGTTCGAATGTCATTCATTGGTGCTACATCTGATTGTGATCAATTACGTATGGAAGGTTTGAAAACGCTTGAATTAGTTATCGATAAATTCGCTCATGTTCCAGAACcggaatttgaaaatcatgtAATTTTGGAGCAATATCAAGCACAGGTTGGTGCTGCATTACGTCCAGCATTCGCTGTGGATACACCATCACATGTGACAGCTATGGCATGTCAAGTTTGTAGTGCTTGGATCGGTAGCGGTGTTGCTCGTGATCTGAATGATTTACGTCGTGTACATCAACTTCTGGTTTCATCACTGGAAAAATTGCATAAACATTCCAATTCAAAAATCTACAATGAAAGTGCatcaacaatggaaaaattggCCATATTAAAAGCATGGGCTGAAGTTTATGTTGTAGCCATGTtacgaaacaaacaacaacaacaagaagaaatgaaatcacCATCTGTAACGATTAATAGTGAAAGTTTATTAGATCTTGTACAGCCACAATTATTAACATTATCGAAATATTGGATTTTCGCGCTGAAAGATCACGCATTGCTTACATTACCGGATGAATATTATAGTCAAATACCGCCAGATGGAAGtacatttttcaatcttgAAACAATCGATATTGTACGGCCAATGTATCGTGCATCATGGCCATCAATTTTAAATGCTGCTGCATTATGGCTTTGTTGTTCGGATAAAGGCTTTGAACAACTTGAAAATGACacttcattgaatttgactAGATTCGAACAGTTCTATCTATTATTCGGTGTTTGTATTGAATCATTAAGTAATCCAAAATCCACGGAACAAGTTGCTTATGTTTCAACATAtcttgattcattgaaagaATTGATTACACATAATGAAGTCACAGAATCAATATTATCGAAAGATACGCAATTAATATTGGAATTATCGCAAGTATTACATCGTCTTTTATTGACGCACGAGGTTTCTGGTTGTCAATTGGTAATTACAgaaattatcaaatcattgatcgatatacaaattcgaatgaaacgTGATGggaatgaatcgaataaatcGTTATCATCCGTAACCGGTATTGAAGCACATAAATCAAttgtttattcaatattGGAAATATGTTTAGCCATTCTAGTACGACAATTGCCACAACTTTGTCCCCAGTTGGCTAAAACGCcggaattttgttttgttcgtagtcaaaaatcaacaaattattttcaattattcaacaatgacaatgctAAAATTATAGCGAATGTATTGCAAATTCTAAGCGATTTATGTAATGTTTGCCAACCAGTCGATACTGTTGCAATATTGCCAACGATTCTTTATCTAATCATTGGTGTATTCTGTGAATTATCGGTCGTATGTCAAActgtttatgatgaaaaattgtatgaaaaacaacCGATAATTACTTTTCTCAAATGTATTAAGAATTTATGCACATCACCAATGTTGATGgctcataatgataatgatgagattCGTTTGAAGTGGATTCAATTATTACAAACTGCTATTGCACGTATTTTGGATCTTTCTAAAACAA gtggtggtaatgatgatcagaaaCAGGATTTCATATCCACATTATTAGCAATTGGTGTATTCATTATACATTCACCGGAAGAGGTGCTGTCTCATCCACAGATACAATATCCAATTATAAATTTAATGACAAGAGCATTGAAATCCGAAAATGAATTGGTACAATTGAAATGtattgaaacattgaaatcaGTGTTTacaattcaaaacaataatcaatccaATTTCTACATTCATAATTTGGCCGCCGAATTAATTGATGTTTACTATTCATTAACGGCATCatttcgaatgaatcaatcactTTCAACTAATCGTATTACATCAATGATTAATATTCTAGCCTGTTTAGAAATTCTCGTAAGCAAagccaatgatgaaaaaa GAATCAATATGCTATACATTTATATTCCAgcattgatttcattattgaatgttgatccaccatcatcatcaacggaACTTCAAACAAATCCAAGACTTTTAAGTCAATCACACGCACAGAAGATTATGATACATGaacattcattaaaaaaattgacagaAATTGGACCGAAATATCCACATGAATTTAAACAAATTATGAACAGTAATACAACATATAGTGATTGTCTGAAAAAAgctattcatcatcaaggaAGAAagactaccaccaccaccacgaaTCTTCATGATacaatggaaaatgattcaaaaatgaattcatctttatcacaacaacagagaaattccaatgaaaatcaaaccaTTAAACTTAAAGTTGATTTTAGtaattataaatga
- the LOC124499606 gene encoding uncharacterized protein LOC124499606, with protein MMNIDPSTSSPPPAPLPPSSTSSTATISHPHSHHHHHHHQYGSNAPEMSRSTFPSSYYDPFYANTATAAATWSAYPTPASAYTTSTSQVVTAAAAAAAAAAANNCILGSNHGTKHHNSLVQTHFSSVHHTQRRKRRVLFTQAQVYELERRFKQQRYLSAPEREHLAQLIQLTPTQVKIWFQNHRYKCKRQAKEKAMSESSPTTTPNTIQSSSPPSLSMNNNDDHHHVNAVNHHLTASKFDSNNSTTTLVNTNLTSSSPYHCIESTTTPTTTSSSSSSPRKVAVPVLIKDSKPTILHQMDGNTNRDYVATTYPTPSQMHHHHSSMLFGAQNVVTGSPHVHTHHYHHLTNNPHHHPHHPHHPHHPSSMASAFASNPFSATNGFSLGPPPPPHPASATGPPPPPSSASTHPHHPHHHQPSSTDAHHHNHHDFLLRTSHW; from the exons ATGATGAATATAGATCCATCTACCtcttcaccaccaccagcaccattaccaccatcatcaacatcatctacCGCAACAATTTCTCATCCTCattcccatcatcatcatcatcatcatcaatatggtTCGAACGCTCCAGAAATGTCCCGATCAACTTTCCCAAGCTCATATTATGATCCATTCTATGCTAATAcggcaacagcagcagcaacttGGAGCGCTTATCCAACACCAGCATCAGCATATACgacatcaacatcacaaGTTGTTACAGCAGCagcggcagcagcagcagcagctgccGCTAATAATTGTATTCTTGGATCAAATCATGGAACAAAGCATCATAATAGTTTGGTCCAAACACATTTTTCATCCGTACATCATACGCAACGAAGAAAACGTCGTGTTTTATTTACCCAAGCACAG GTATATGAATTGGAAAGAagattcaaacaacaacgttATCTTTCCGCTCCTGAACGTGAACATTTAGcacaattgattcaattgacaCCTACACAGGTGAAAATTTGGTTTCAG AATCATCGTTATAAATGCAAAAGACAGGCCAAAGAGAAAGCAATGAGTGAAAGTTCGCCCACTACGACACCAAATAccatacaatcatcatcgccgccatcattatcaatgaataataatgatgatcatcatcatgtgaatgctgtaaatcatcatttgacaGCCAGTAAATTTGATAGCAACAACAGTACGACAACATTGGTAAATACAAATTTGACTTCATCATCGCCATACCATTGtattgaatcaacaacaacaccaacaacaacatcatcatcatcttcatcaccaCGTAAAGTAGCAGTTCCGGTGCTCATCAAAGATAGCAAACCGACCATCCT tCATCAAATGGATGGCAATACAAATCGTGATTATGTGGCTACTACATATCCAACGCCCAGTCaaatgcatcatcatcatagtagTATGTTATTTGGTGCACAGAATGTCGTAACTGGTTCGCCACATGTCCAtacacatcattatcatcatttgactaacaatccacatcatcatcctcatcatccacatcatccgCATCATCCATCATCTATGGCATCAGCATTTGCATCTAATCCATTTTCGGCAACAAATGGATTTTCGTTAGGGCCACCACCGCCGCCGCATCCAGCATCTGCTACtggaccaccaccaccaccatcatctgCATCAACACATCcacatcatcctcatcatcatcaaccatcgTCAACCgatgctcatcatcataatcatcatgattttttaCTTCGAACTTCACATTGGTGA